Proteins found in one Haloferax litoreum genomic segment:
- the hisE gene encoding phosphoribosyl-ATP diphosphatase, whose translation MDADTPTDEVLDELFSTIESRKAELPEGSYTTTLFTHEKGENYALEKLGEEVTETILAAKDDDREELLYESADLVYHLLVVLAMNDASLDDLREELKSRF comes from the coding sequence ATGGACGCGGACACGCCGACCGACGAGGTTCTCGACGAGCTCTTCTCCACTATCGAGTCGCGGAAAGCCGAGTTACCCGAGGGGTCTTACACGACGACCCTGTTCACGCACGAGAAAGGCGAGAACTACGCCCTCGAAAAACTCGGCGAAGAGGTGACAGAGACCATCCTCGCGGCGAAGGACGACGACCGAGAGGAACTGCTCTACGAGAGCGCAGACCTCGTCTACCACCTGCTCGTCGTACTGGCGATGAACGACGCGTCGCTCGACGACCTGCGCGAAGAACTGAAGAGTCGATTCTGA
- the npdG gene encoding NADPH-dependent F420 reductase yields the protein MRIALLGGTGDIGEGLALRWAYHTDHEVIIGSRDPDKARAKADEYETELSSRGLDVKVNGFTNEMAADRATVVVLAVPPYHVADTIETVSDSLADGDILVTPATGIKRDDDGFHYHPPKAGSVTALVADAAPDGIPVVGAFHNLAAGRLADLDADLGIDTLLVADDSDAKETVRLLAEGIEGLRALDGGTLANAAEIEAVTPLLINVAQHNEGLHDLGVRFQ from the coding sequence GAAGGACTCGCCCTCCGCTGGGCCTACCACACCGACCACGAAGTCATCATCGGGTCGCGCGACCCTGACAAAGCCCGCGCGAAGGCAGACGAGTACGAGACGGAACTCTCCAGTCGCGGACTCGACGTGAAGGTCAACGGCTTCACGAACGAGATGGCCGCCGACCGCGCGACGGTCGTCGTCCTCGCCGTGCCGCCGTACCACGTCGCCGACACCATCGAGACCGTCTCTGACTCACTCGCCGACGGAGACATCCTCGTCACTCCCGCGACTGGCATCAAACGCGACGACGACGGATTCCACTACCACCCGCCGAAAGCCGGGAGTGTGACGGCGCTCGTCGCCGACGCGGCACCCGACGGAATCCCGGTCGTCGGTGCGTTCCACAACCTCGCGGCCGGTCGTCTCGCCGACCTCGACGCAGACCTCGGCATCGACACACTCCTCGTCGCCGACGACTCCGACGCGAAAGAGACAGTTCGACTCCTCGCCGAAGGTATCGAGGGACTCCGTGCCCTCGACGGGGGCACCCTCGCCAACGCGGCGGAAATCGAGGCGGTCACCCCGCTTCTCATCAACGTCGCCCAGCACAACGAGGGACTCCACGACCTCGGTGTTCGGTTCCAGTAA